One genomic window of Candidatus Methylomirabilis lanthanidiphila includes the following:
- a CDS encoding hisitidine kinase: MSKPPRILVVDDDATARAVLAEVLMKAGYAVESAGGGAEAVEKGQRVPVDLVLTDIKMPDMDGMAVLKRFRELSPETPVILLTAFGAMESAIEAIKCGAYDYISKPFKKDDVLLTIGRALDQRRLLYENVHYRQALRDRYQFSNIIGSSQAMLEVYKLVARVADGRSTVLLHGESGTGKELIARAIHYNGPRANAPFVAVNCGALTESLLESELFGHEKGAFTGATAVKRGLFEEAGGGTILLDEVGDMSPALQAKLLRVLQEQEIRRVGGDKSIPVDVRVLASTHRDLWSMVRKQQFREDLYYRLNVVTITLPPLRDRRDDIPMLAYHFMQRCAAANQRPVVGISPDAMMILQQANWPGNVRELEHTIESAVVMTSHEIILPDDLPATLRESAPVAAAPEFPDLVTLEEMERRYLIRVLEETHGNKAQAAKILGIDRRTLYRMAERFGLNLAEG; encoded by the coding sequence ATGTCTAAGCCGCCTCGGATTCTCGTCGTGGACGACGATGCGACGGCCCGCGCCGTGTTGGCCGAGGTCTTGATGAAGGCCGGCTACGCCGTGGAGTCGGCCGGCGGGGGGGCTGAAGCGGTGGAGAAGGGTCAACGGGTCCCCGTGGATCTCGTATTGACCGATATCAAGATGCCGGACATGGATGGGATGGCCGTGCTCAAGCGGTTTCGGGAGTTGAGCCCGGAGACTCCGGTCATCCTCCTCACCGCCTTCGGCGCCATGGAGTCGGCGATCGAGGCGATCAAATGCGGGGCCTACGATTACATCAGCAAGCCGTTCAAGAAGGACGACGTCCTGCTCACTATCGGCCGAGCCCTGGATCAGCGCCGGTTACTATACGAGAACGTGCACTATCGCCAGGCGCTTCGGGACCGGTATCAATTTTCCAATATCATTGGAAGCAGCCAGGCGATGCTTGAAGTCTATAAGCTGGTGGCCAGGGTGGCAGACGGGCGCAGTACCGTCCTGCTGCATGGCGAGAGCGGGACAGGTAAAGAGTTGATTGCCAGGGCGATCCATTATAACGGGCCCAGGGCCAATGCGCCCTTTGTGGCGGTGAACTGCGGGGCCCTCACCGAGAGCCTGCTGGAGAGCGAGCTGTTCGGCCACGAGAAGGGCGCCTTTACCGGCGCAACGGCCGTAAAGCGAGGGCTCTTTGAGGAGGCCGGCGGCGGGACGATTCTCCTGGACGAGGTGGGGGATATGAGCCCGGCCCTGCAAGCGAAGCTGTTGCGGGTCCTGCAGGAGCAGGAAATCCGACGGGTCGGCGGCGACAAGTCGATCCCCGTTGATGTCCGGGTGCTCGCCTCCACGCATCGCGACCTCTGGTCCATGGTCAGGAAGCAACAGTTCCGCGAGGACCTGTATTACCGTCTCAACGTCGTCACCATTACCTTGCCGCCGCTGCGGGATCGTCGGGACGATATTCCGATGCTGGCCTATCACTTCATGCAGAGGTGCGCGGCCGCCAACCAGAGACCGGTGGTAGGGATTTCACCGGACGCGATGATGATACTCCAGCAGGCGAATTGGCCGGGCAACGTCCGGGAGCTGGAACATACGATTGAATCGGCGGTAGTCATGACCAGCCACGAGATCATCCTTCCGGACGACCTTCCAGCTACCCTGCGCGAGTCGGCCCCTGTCGCCGCTGCGCCGGAATTCCCGGACCTTGTCACCCTGGAAGAGATGGAAAGGCGATACCTCATCAGGGTCCTTGAAGAGACACACGGCAACAAGGCCCAGGCGGCCAAGATTCTCGGGATTGATCGGCGAACGCTCTACCGGATGGCCGAGCGCTTTGGACTCAACCTCGCCGAGGGGTAA
- a CDS encoding Pterin binding enzyme codes for MKILFITGKLAERALKETLAGMEADIEHEVAVLKISVAALMTTPFILHALRSPGCDLLMIPGLCRVEPHELEQALGVKVEKGPKDLRDIPYYFGAEKKREGYGAHDLTILAEINDAPTLPIGEILGKARYYAACGADVIDVGGTPGRPAGNIGEIVSTLRSEGFRISIDSFDPQEILAADKAGAELVLSLNAQNLHLAPDLQCTPVIIPDFGKGLDSLAANVEAMERLSVTRYLIDPILAPIGFGFAESLSRYTEARRRFPQAEILMGVGNITELTDADSIGINALLTGVMSELQIRYALTTEVASWARGSVRELDLARRLIYYARQRGVLPKNLDDGLLTIKDRRVECPSEAELREMQRMVTDPHFRIFADRDAIYVFNRDLFIKETDIRRIFDQLTAHLGPEPTGHAFYLGRELMKARIAMRLGKKYIQEEDLTWGYLDHDLPG; via the coding sequence ATGAAGATCCTCTTCATTACCGGAAAGCTGGCAGAGCGCGCCCTGAAAGAGACGCTGGCCGGCATGGAGGCCGACATCGAACACGAGGTGGCCGTCCTCAAGATCAGCGTGGCCGCCCTGATGACGACGCCGTTCATCCTTCATGCGCTCCGCTCGCCCGGCTGTGACCTGTTAATGATCCCCGGGCTCTGTCGCGTCGAGCCTCACGAACTGGAGCAGGCGCTGGGCGTAAAGGTCGAAAAGGGTCCGAAGGACCTGCGTGACATCCCCTACTACTTCGGCGCGGAGAAGAAACGGGAGGGGTACGGCGCGCACGATCTGACCATCCTGGCCGAGATCAACGACGCCCCCACCCTGCCGATCGGCGAGATCCTCGGTAAGGCCCGCTACTACGCGGCCTGCGGCGCGGACGTCATCGACGTCGGCGGCACCCCAGGGCGACCGGCCGGCAATATCGGCGAGATCGTCTCGACGCTTCGGTCCGAAGGGTTCCGCATCAGCATCGACAGTTTCGACCCGCAGGAGATCCTCGCCGCCGACAAGGCCGGCGCCGAACTGGTCCTGAGCCTGAACGCTCAGAACCTGCACCTTGCTCCGGATCTTCAGTGTACCCCGGTCATCATCCCCGATTTCGGCAAGGGGCTGGATTCGCTCGCGGCGAATGTCGAGGCCATGGAGCGCCTGAGCGTTACACGATACCTCATCGACCCGATCCTCGCGCCGATCGGCTTCGGGTTCGCCGAATCACTCTCGCGCTACACCGAGGCGAGGCGCCGCTTTCCGCAGGCGGAGATCCTCATGGGGGTGGGAAATATCACCGAGCTGACTGATGCCGACAGCATCGGGATCAATGCGCTGCTCACAGGGGTGATGTCGGAGTTGCAGATCCGATATGCGCTCACCACCGAAGTGGCCTCGTGGGCCAGAGGCTCCGTCCGCGAGCTGGACCTGGCCCGGCGGCTGATATATTACGCCCGTCAGCGGGGGGTGCTGCCCAAAAACCTTGACGACGGCCTGCTCACCATCAAGGATCGACGGGTGGAGTGTCCATCCGAGGCGGAGCTTCGTGAGATGCAGCGGATGGTGACGGACCCACACTTCCGCATCTTTGCCGACCGGGACGCCATCTATGTGTTCAATCGCGATCTCTTCATCAAGGAGACCGACATCCGTCGAATCTTCGACCAGCTCACGGCGCACCTCGGCCCGGAACCGACCGGCCACGCCTTTTACCTGGGTCGCGAGCTAATGAAGGCGCGGATTGCGATGCGGCTTGGAAAAAAATATATCCAGGAAGAAGACCTCACGTGGGGATATCTTGACCATGATCTCCCTGGATGA
- the ispE_2 gene encoding 4-diphosphocytidyl-2-C-methyl-D-erythritol kinase translates to MRVTVKAHARLHFGFIDPDGASGRKFGSIGLAINQPVIVLEATPADRLSVVGEERSRVLVLARQFLRHYKLRQGAHIAVKTTIPAHAGLGSGTQLALSVAAALARLFSIDADVRELAAVMGRGGRSGIGIAAFEQGGFIVDAGRKTASSVVKQPGAWSLDPTPPTLIRYRFPEEWTFVVAIPQADHGLAGTAEVNAFHRLGGRPGSSAAGRLSRMLLMQMLPAILERDPVVFGESLTRIQRIVGAWFRPVQGGTFATTQGAALAKAMSRAGALGVGQSSWGPAVYGLAKDQEIATSIIEKMKEIVPSKIDAVIFLAHAFNRGAGIRA, encoded by the coding sequence ATGAGGGTGACGGTCAAGGCTCATGCCAGGCTGCACTTCGGATTCATCGACCCGGATGGCGCATCGGGTCGGAAGTTCGGGAGCATCGGGCTGGCGATCAACCAACCTGTAATCGTCCTGGAGGCGACGCCGGCCGATCGTCTCTCGGTCGTAGGGGAAGAAAGGAGCCGCGTCCTCGTATTGGCGCGCCAATTCCTCCGCCATTATAAGCTGCGCCAAGGGGCGCACATCGCCGTCAAGACAACGATCCCAGCTCATGCCGGCCTCGGCTCGGGGACGCAACTGGCCCTCAGCGTCGCCGCCGCGCTGGCTCGCCTGTTCTCCATCGACGCCGATGTCCGGGAGCTGGCAGCCGTGATGGGCCGAGGGGGTCGGTCGGGAATCGGGATCGCTGCCTTCGAACAGGGCGGTTTCATTGTCGATGCCGGACGGAAAACAGCGTCGAGCGTGGTGAAGCAACCTGGCGCCTGGAGCCTTGATCCCACCCCTCCAACACTCATTCGCTATCGCTTTCCGGAGGAGTGGACGTTCGTTGTTGCGATCCCTCAGGCCGACCACGGGCTCGCCGGCACCGCAGAGGTCAACGCATTTCATCGGCTCGGCGGCCGTCCAGGCAGCAGCGCCGCCGGACGGCTCAGCCGCATGCTGCTCATGCAGATGCTCCCGGCCATCCTCGAGCGCGACCCCGTCGTCTTCGGTGAGTCGCTCACCAGGATTCAGCGGATTGTTGGAGCGTGGTTCCGGCCCGTCCAGGGCGGAACCTTTGCTACCACGCAGGGGGCAGCGTTGGCCAAGGCGATGTCTCGGGCAGGGGCGCTGGGGGTCGGCCAAAGCTCCTGGGGACCGGCGGTCTATGGGCTGGCGAAGGATCAGGAGATAGCGACATCGATTATAGAAAAGATGAAGGAGATCGTACCTTCAAAGATTGACGCAGTCATCTTTTTGGCACACGCCTTCAATCGAGGGGCCGGCATCCGCGCATAA
- a CDS encoding Histidine kinase — translation MDRDWKTPRSTNQWSRWIVGLIMLVIWLVEMWTPGQIFVPYGYVVPILLASALLSKRIAILIIGTSIVLTYAGMLGPVELFTWTELISRSVTSIVLAAAGYFTLVREALKSRLQQATEDLSRQNDDLIAAYGRLFTTEQQLKRAERMAALGKLVASVAHEAGTPLHSVSMHLQLLADEPEITVEMKNRIGIIQSEIDRVVLLIQDLLVSTRNPQPNLAPAPLDMVVQEVLKLTHPMLAAKGIRLQTEFCADLPPVLCDTTQLEQVLLNLVANAIEAMPQGGSLALRTARRDPQTDAGKVSPLQNGHSLDGIAVITVQDNGRGIAEEYQRFIFEPFFTTKEIGKGSGLGLAISRDIIRAHGGTLTVESRTGSGTTVEIALPILTRVEVHV, via the coding sequence ATGGATAGAGACTGGAAGACACCACGATCCACCAACCAGTGGTCCCGTTGGATTGTCGGCCTGATCATGCTTGTGATCTGGCTGGTGGAGATGTGGACCCCAGGCCAGATCTTCGTTCCGTATGGGTATGTCGTGCCCATCCTCCTGGCATCCGCCCTCCTGTCCAAACGGATCGCCATCCTCATCATTGGAACGAGCATCGTCTTAACCTACGCCGGGATGTTGGGTCCCGTTGAGCTGTTCACCTGGACAGAGCTGATCAGTCGGTCCGTCACCTCGATCGTCCTGGCCGCCGCAGGCTATTTTACCCTGGTGCGGGAGGCCCTGAAATCCAGGCTCCAGCAGGCGACAGAGGACCTGTCCCGGCAGAACGACGATCTCATCGCGGCGTACGGTCGGCTGTTCACAACCGAACAACAGTTGAAGCGCGCAGAGCGGATGGCGGCATTGGGAAAGCTGGTGGCCTCGGTCGCGCACGAAGCCGGCACACCGCTCCATTCAGTCTCTATGCATCTGCAGTTGCTGGCGGATGAACCTGAGATTACAGTGGAGATGAAAAACCGCATTGGTATTATCCAATCGGAGATCGATCGCGTGGTGCTGCTTATCCAGGATCTTCTGGTGTCTACGCGCAATCCCCAGCCCAACTTGGCCCCGGCGCCGCTCGATATGGTGGTCCAGGAGGTGTTGAAGCTCACTCACCCGATGCTGGCCGCCAAGGGGATACGGCTACAGACCGAGTTCTGCGCGGATCTCCCTCCGGTGCTCTGCGATACGACCCAACTCGAGCAGGTGCTGCTGAACCTCGTCGCCAACGCCATCGAAGCGATGCCGCAAGGGGGAAGCCTTGCACTCCGGACCGCCAGGCGCGACCCTCAGACCGACGCCGGCAAGGTATCCCCGCTCCAGAATGGGCACAGCCTCGATGGTATCGCGGTGATCACGGTTCAGGATAATGGCAGAGGGATTGCTGAGGAATATCAAAGGTTCATCTTTGAGCCGTTCTTCACCACCAAGGAGATCGGCAAGGGAAGCGGCCTGGGACTGGCGATCTCCAGGGACATCATCAGGGCCCACGGTGGAACCCTCACCGTGGAGAGCCGGACGGGATCAGGGACCACTGTCGAGATCGCCTTGCCGATCCTCACGCGCGTGGAAGTCCATGTCTAA